The Pseudosulfitobacter pseudonitzschiae genome includes a region encoding these proteins:
- a CDS encoding glycosyltransferase: MIVRDEAHLIKDTLYNICSCFPIDYWVISDTGSTDDTKEIIRQVFQELDIPGELAEDEWVDFSHNRNLALRRCHGKSDYVLFFDADDKVTGKPQLPDMTADAYHVVMESYDRSHKYFRKLIVKNTPEVHWKGVVHEFIVVTGKDIGTVGGEYSVISGRTGARSRDPEKYRKDALLLENAITSGQDRELHVRYVFYCANSWRDYGDRDQALKWYVTRTKLKGWIEETYMAFLGAGLQLEHKKRPDLALDFFLQGHNLVPERAEGLYHAARSLRHRGAFHSALIFAKQALDIPMPVGNRLFLDKSIYEYWAAYEFLFLTARIGGNPELSPHYDRFMASRAPQSSKDSIKSLL; the protein is encoded by the coding sequence ATGATTGTGCGTGACGAGGCGCATCTTATCAAAGATACCCTTTACAATATTTGCAGTTGTTTCCCGATTGACTATTGGGTCATTTCGGACACCGGATCGACTGATGACACCAAAGAGATTATTCGTCAGGTGTTTCAGGAACTGGATATTCCAGGAGAGCTGGCCGAAGACGAGTGGGTTGATTTTTCACATAACCGGAACCTTGCGCTGCGCCGGTGCCATGGAAAGTCGGACTATGTCCTGTTCTTCGATGCAGACGACAAGGTTACAGGAAAACCACAGCTGCCGGATATGACAGCGGATGCCTATCATGTTGTAATGGAAAGCTATGACCGCAGTCACAAATATTTCCGAAAGCTGATTGTTAAAAACACCCCCGAAGTACATTGGAAAGGGGTCGTTCATGAATTCATTGTGGTGACTGGTAAGGATATTGGTACTGTCGGTGGCGAATATTCTGTTATATCGGGGCGTACCGGCGCCCGAAGCCGCGACCCTGAAAAATACAGGAAAGACGCGCTGTTATTGGAAAATGCAATTACATCCGGTCAGGATCGCGAATTGCACGTGCGCTATGTGTTCTATTGCGCGAACAGCTGGCGCGATTATGGCGATCGCGATCAGGCGTTGAAATGGTATGTTACCCGAACAAAACTGAAGGGCTGGATCGAAGAAACCTATATGGCGTTTCTCGGAGCAGGATTGCAATTGGAGCATAAAAAACGCCCTGATCTTGCACTGGATTTCTTTTTACAGGGGCATAATCTGGTACCGGAACGCGCCGAAGGCCTATATCACGCCGCCCGTTCTCTTAGACACAGGGGCGCCTTTCATTCCGCGTTGATCTTTGCAAAACAGGCGTTGGACATCCCGATGCCGGTTGGAAACCGCTTGTTTCTGGATAAGTCTATCTACGAATATTGGGCCGCCTACGAATTTCTGTTTCTTACGGCGCGTATTGGTGGAAACCCTGAACTTTCACCACATTACGATAGATTCATGGCAAGTCGCGCGCCTCAATCCAGTAAAGATTCCATTAAAAGTCTGCTCTAA